Genomic segment of Streptomyces sp. NA02950:
TGCCGACTGCCGACCACCGGCGGCCGACTGACGACCACCGGCCATCGGCTGCCGGCCACCGGCTGCCACCTGTCGGCCACCGGCCGCCGGAGCCCACCGCCGACCGGCCGACTAGCCGGTGGGCCCCACAACCGGCGCGGCATCACCAGGAGCCGTGGCCCCAGCACCCCCTCGCCTCATCAGCCGCCCCACGAGCTTCACCAGGTCGGTCGGCTCGAAGGGCTTGGCCAGGAAGGCGTCGACGCCCAGCGCCTTCCCACTGTCCATCTCGTACTGCGTACACGCACTGATGATCGCGACGGGCACATGACACGTCCGAGCATCCGCACGCAACCGTGATGCCGTATGCAGCCCATCCAGTCTGGGCATCACGACATCGAGAGTGATCACATCGGGCCGCACCTGGTGGACGATCTCCAGGCACTCGGCACCATCCGCCGCGGTCACGACCTCGAAGCCCTCCAGCTCGAGGTTGACCCTGATCAGTTGCCGGATGACCTTGTTGTCGTCAACGACAAGGACCCGGCCGGACAACCCAGGCACAAACTGAAGAGTAGGCGCGCGGCCCCGGCCACGTCCGGGTTTTGCCCACTTCCGCCACGTGCGGGGGACCTTTGCCCCGGACTCCTGCGCCCCCGCCGCCACATGCGGTATACCCCCCTCCGCTCCCGCCGCCCGCCCCTCCGGACCCTCTCCCGATAAGCGTTCATGAACACCCCGAGTGAGCTGGTAGGGTTCTACCCGTCGCCGCGAAACACCGGCGGCAACGCCCCCGTAGCTCAGGGGATAGAGCAACGGCCTCCGGAGCCGTGTGCGCAGGTTCGAATCCTGCCGGGGGCACCCAGAGAATGGGAATGGGCATGACGGTTTTGCCGTGATTGTCCGTCCCGGGTGCCATGATCGGGTGCCAGCACTTCGGTGCGGGCGCCCGATTTTTGTTCCATGGGGCGACGGTGAGCCACTGTTGGTCGTCGGCGCCGATGTCGGTGGCGGCCTGCCAGGCGGCGTCGAGGTCCTTGTCATCGAGCAGGGCGTCGATCAGAACCCGGCCGCTGTACCAGGGCTGCCGACGCTGTCCCGCGTCGGCGCGCAGCAGGTCCAGCGCCCCCTCACGCTCGGCCGGCCAACAGTCCGCGGCCCGCGCGGCGGCGCGAAGTTGCTGGTACGCGAGCAGGGTGCGGCGGGCGCGGAAGGGGTCGCGGCGCAGGGCCACGGCATCGGGGAGCCGGTCCGCCTGCGCGTAGCGGTCGCAGAGGTAGTCGACAAGGGCAGTGTCGACGGCGGCGAGATCGCGGGCGTCCTGGATGCCGCGTTCCGCCCAGCGCAGGGCCTCCTCGGGGCGCCGGGCGGTGTCCAGCTCGTGGGCGATGACCAGGTGCGTGTGTCCGTTCGGTGAGAGGTCGGCCGCATGCACGGCGATCACCGCGTCGACGTCACCTCCCGCCTTGGCCAGACGCTCCGTCAGGTACTTCTCCGCCCAGCCGCGGCGGTTACCCCGCCACGCCTCGACCGCCAGCTCGCAGGACGGCCATCCCCGCTTCGCCGAGGATTTCCTCGTAGTCGAGCGGGTCGATGTCTGTGAGGCCGTCGTCCACGTCGCCGAGCGCATGGCCGACCAGCCAGCGCGCGAGTTCCTCGGGGTCGGGGCGTGCCGCACGGCATGCTTCGAGGTGGGCGTCGGCGAGGTCCGCACCGACCTGCCCGAGCCAGCCGTCGGCGTCGTCGACGCTCTCCACCGCGTCGGCGAGCAGCTTCATCGCCTCCCGCGCCAGGGGGATCGCGTCGTCGGCCCGGCCCGAACCGGTGAGCGCGCCGATCGCGGACACCGCCTGCCCGGCCTGATCGGCGTAGGTGCGGGCGTCGGCGTACTCGACGTACCCGTGCTGCGCGAACGGGCCGATGTCGAGCAGATCGCGGATACGGGCCCGGAACGCAGCGAGGTTTCCGCGGGCACTCGCGGCCCGAAGCTCCAGGCGGCGCCGCAACTGCCGATCCTCGGCGACCTGTTCCCGCACCAGGGCGAGCAACTCGTCCTTGGACAGGTCGGACAGCCACCCCTCGAGGTCCTGCGCGCGGTCCCGGGCCGCCTTCCGCTGCCGCGGCAGGCTCTCCCGCTGGGCGAGCGCCGTCAGGCCGAGGGCGACCAGATGCTTGCAGAAGTTGCCCTCCAGGCCGTACGGGCAGTCGCACTCTCCGGACAGCCCGCCGGGCCCGTCCAGCGTCAGCTCCACCTCGTACCGCTCCGTGCCGTGGACACTCGCGGTGACCCAGCCGTCACCGACCTCGACCCCGGACACCGCGTCCAGATACCCCCTTCCCCGTTCGAAGGAGCGCGGACCGGCCAACGCCCGCAGAGTCGACTCGCTGAACCCTTCCATGGCCTTCCTCCGCTCTCGCGCCGTCTGCTGACCCCGGCATCCGCCCTCTGGGTCGCTCGCCCGCCGCTCCCCCGGCTACTGCCAGGCGCGGACCAGGTCTTCCGGGCCCCAGTGCGCCGCGAGCGGCAGGCCGTCCTCAACGCCACAGCGGGAGACGGCCACGAGCGGGGTGTCCGGTTCGGCGCCGGACACCGCGAGCATGTCCCGAGCCAGGGCGTCGTACTCGCGTCGGCCGAAGGACTGCGACTCCAGCCACTTGATCGAGCCGATGAAGTGCACCGCGCCCGCGACCGGTTCGCGGTCGGCGCCGATCAGGTCGATCTCGGGGTTGTTCTGACGGTTCCACCAGCCGCCGACCGCTTCCGTGTGGGGCCATCGGTCATCGGGGAGCAGGCGCAGCAGCGACTCGCGGATGACCGGCTCGACCGCACGGCCTCGCCACGTGGTCCAGGAGCGCTCGATGCGCTCCAGCGCCAGATCGCCGCGGCCGCGCTCGATGAGCGGGATTCCCCGTTGCAGGAAGGCCAGCCAGAAACGAAGGTACGGGTCGGCGATCCGGTAGCGCTTGTTCTTGGTGTCGGCCTTGGCGGAGAGCGGGAGGTCGGTGGCCAGGATGCGCTTGGCCTGCAGGATGTGCAGCAATGGCGACAGGGTCCCGGAGGGCAAGGCACCCGCGCCTCCGGCCTGCGCGGCGATGGTGGAGAAGGTCCGCTCGCCGCTGCCGACCGCCTCCAGCACCGCTCGCGAATGCGAGGCTTCGGGGAACTCGCCCAGGAGTGAGAGTTCGCCTGCCATCAGTAGCGGCGACAGAGGGTTGGCCACGGCCTCGCGCAAGAAGTCCGTACGGCCCATTCCCGGTCGCCACGACTGGACGATCTCGGGGAAGCCCCCCGTGATCAAGAGCGCGTCCACCGCGTCCGCCGCATCCAGAGAGGTCATGGCCTGCACATCGGCCAGGTGCAGCGGACGTACGGTCATCTTCGCGGCCCGGCCGAAGAACGGACGGCCGTACGACTGCAGCGCCTCCATCACCGACATGTCGCTGCCCACCAGGATCAGCAGAACCGGCTTGGCGGACAGGTGACGGTCCCAGACCGTCTGCAGCGCCCCTTCGAATTCCTGGTCCTGCTCCACCAGCCACGGCACTTCGTCGATCACCGCGACGCTCGGGGCATCGTCCGGCACCGCGACGGCCAGGGACCGCAGCGCCTGGTTCCAGTCCGCTGCGTGCAGCCCGGCCACCAGTTCCGCCCCGGGCAGCGCGGACTGCGCGAGCGCCACGGAGAAGTCCGCTCGCTCGGCGACGGCGTTACGTCCCCGGGTCGCCTGGAAGACCACGTACGGAACGCCGGACCGGTCGCAGAACTCCTGGACCAGACGAGACTTCCCCACCCGACGCCGCCCCGTCATGATCACAGCCTGGCCCCGGGTGGCTCCCGCGCCCCCGGTCACGACGCCCAGTTGCCTGGATAGGAGATCGAGGTCAGCGACCCTGCCCTTGAAGTCCATCCCTGCCGTACCTCCGGCCACCTATCAAACATAGTTTCGATCTTACGTAGATTGAATCTTACTTAGATGCTAGCGCGCTTCTTCGTGCGCCGCAGGCGACTTCGGCATCGACAGGGGCGGCTCCCATATGCAGCGGTCGAAGCACCGATCGGCTACGCGCTCGCTCGATTCACCGGGACGACCGCCTGGATCACCAGCTCACCGCCCACCAATGGGTCGGTTCGCCCTCATGTACGCCCAGCGGCTGAGAGCGGGGTCTTCGCGTATGTGCGGCTGTCCGGCCGCCCGGCCGGGGCGCCCGGAGGGTGACGGGACGGCCCAGCCGTCGTCCCCCGGCCAGGAGTTCAGCGAGCAGGCCGCTGACGCGACGAAGAATCACGCGCCAATTCCCCTGCTTCAGCGGGCAATTGACGGCTCTGGTCACCCTGAGCCCAAAACTCGGTCACCACCCGACGCACCGGCCGTGAGAGAACAGCCGACCTCGGCGGCTCCCTGCGGGAGAGAGCCGACCTAGACCAATGGCGCATTTGGCGTT
This window contains:
- a CDS encoding PleD family two-component system response regulator, giving the protein MPGLSGRVLVVDDNKVIRQLIRVNLELEGFEVVTAADGAECLEIVHQVRPDVITLDVVMPRLDGLHTASRLRADARTCHVPVAIISACTQYEMDSGKALGVDAFLAKPFEPTDLVKLVGRLMRRGGAGATAPGDAAPVVGPTG
- a CDS encoding SWIM zinc finger domain-containing protein, whose product is MEGFSESTLRALAGPRSFERGRGYLDAVSGVEVGDGWVTASVHGTERYEVELTLDGPGGLSGECDCPYGLEGNFCKHLVALGLTALAQRESLPRQRKAARDRAQDLEGWLSDLSKDELLALVREQVAEDRQLRRRLELRAASARGNLAAFRARIRDLLDIGPFAQHGYVEYADARTYADQAGQAVSAIGALTGSGRADDAIPLAREAMKLLADAVESVDDADGWLGQVGADLADAHLEACRAARPDPEELARWLVGHALGDVDDGLTDIDPLDYEEILGEAGMAVLRAGGRGVAG
- a CDS encoding DUF234 domain-containing protein, with product MDFKGRVADLDLLSRQLGVVTGGAGATRGQAVIMTGRRRVGKSRLVQEFCDRSGVPYVVFQATRGRNAVAERADFSVALAQSALPGAELVAGLHAADWNQALRSLAVAVPDDAPSVAVIDEVPWLVEQDQEFEGALQTVWDRHLSAKPVLLILVGSDMSVMEALQSYGRPFFGRAAKMTVRPLHLADVQAMTSLDAADAVDALLITGGFPEIVQSWRPGMGRTDFLREAVANPLSPLLMAGELSLLGEFPEASHSRAVLEAVGSGERTFSTIAAQAGGAGALPSGTLSPLLHILQAKRILATDLPLSAKADTKNKRYRIADPYLRFWLAFLQRGIPLIERGRGDLALERIERSWTTWRGRAVEPVIRESLLRLLPDDRWPHTEAVGGWWNRQNNPEIDLIGADREPVAGAVHFIGSIKWLESQSFGRREYDALARDMLAVSGAEPDTPLVAVSRCGVEDGLPLAAHWGPEDLVRAWQ